Genomic window (Nitrospirales bacterium LBB_01):
TTATTTTTACCAACGGCCTTAAACGTTCTGCGTTTTTCCTTTGACACTCTGTCAGCCGTGAGTGAGGCTCGCATTCCGTTTTCAAACTCAATCCATGCGCTTACTGAATCTAACCGCTCTGATACTACCGACTCCCCCGCTACATGCACCGATTTAACTTCAGACTTTGCCACAGCATAGGCTATGTCAATGTCGTGAATCATTAGATCAAGCGTAACGTCCACATTAAGAGCTCTCTCTATCAAAGGCGACACCCGCTCAGCTGCTATATAAATAGGCGTCTCATTGACCAAACATTTACCGATTGACTTAAACCCCGGATTAAACCTCTCAATGTGCCCAACTTGAAGCACAAGGTCTTTGCTCTGAGACATACGTATCATTACATCGGCCTCATCAACAGTGGAGGCAATAGGTTTTTCCACAAACAGGTGCACTCCTGCACACATACACTCCATCGCTATATTGTAATGAGTAGCAGTAGGGGTAGCAATGACAACAGCTTCAACCTGTTTTAACAAGTCTCTGTAGTTTTCATAAACTCTTACATTGAGACGAGTGCCAACCTCCTCGGCAGTGCTTAAATTAATGTCAGATACGGCAACAAGGTCGGTGTTTTTAAGCTCAGAAAGCACACGAGCATGGTGTTTGCCAAAATATCCAGTTCCTATAACTCCCACCCTTAACCGTGAGCTGTCATCCGCACCCCTTGCGCTGTCTGCTTCTATATAATACATAATTGTTAAAAGTTATATTATTTTATCTATAAAATCTGCTTTGTTGTATTTTCACGATTAATTGTATATAAAAAATGCAAATTAAAGCAAATAATACCACTTTGTGCTCAAGTATTAATTTTATGAATCTTTTGTCAAACAGGTTAATTTGCTGGTTACTCAGGACGAGATTGCCCTCCCCAGAGGGGATTCCCCTGACCCCCTGCGGGGGTTCGCAATGACGGCTGGTGCTGTGCGTGTACCTCCCTATCCGTCATTACGAGGAGCGGTAGCGACGTGGTAATCTCATCTTTAATATTATAAATTGCTTATATACTTAACTCAGGTACATGGTTTTATGTCAGCTAAAAAAACATTAAAAAGGACTGGATTCCCGCTCGGGGGCGGGAATGACAAAGGAGAGTGCGCTTTCTGTCATTCCTTTACAGGGGAATCCCCTTTTAGGGGAGTGTCATTCCTGCGAAGGCAGGAATCCAGTTTTTTCTTTGCGGAGCTAACTGCATAGGCAATTATTATAATTTAGGTTGCTATTTGGTATTATACACTTAACTTGCAGGAACAGCTTGTAATCAGCTTTTTACTATGAGGTCTCAGCGCTGGCTGTGCCGCTTGAGGTTACAGCAGTTTCAGAGTAGTTTTTATAGTATGACTGCACTTTTGCAATGTAGTTTTTGGTTTCAGTGGGCATTTTTGTTGGGCGTCTTTCAACATTTCCCATACCCCAGTTGTATGCGGCTACGGCCTGATTGACGTCTCCATCGTATCTGTCCAGAAGCTGCCGAAGGTATTTGGTGCCTCCCTCGATGTTTTCCTTTGGATTAAATGAATTTTT
Coding sequences:
- a CDS encoding Gfo/Idh/MocA family oxidoreductase, yielding MYYIEADSARGADDSSRLRVGVIGTGYFGKHHARVLSELKNTDLVAVSDINLSTAEEVGTRLNVRVYENYRDLLKQVEAVVIATPTATHYNIAMECMCAGVHLFVEKPIASTVDEADVMIRMSQSKDLVLQVGHIERFNPGFKSIGKCLVNETPIYIAAERVSPLIERALNVDVTLDLMIHDIDIAYAVAKSEVKSVHVAGESVVSERLDSVSAWIEFENGMRASLTADRVSKEKRRTFKAVGKNNFLTLDYITQELLCYDYSGNMETINIASDVEPLKEELSSFVDCVISGGHPVVSGYDGRRALDLALRITTALRDHIAAAKK